In Pseudomonas abieticivorans, the genomic window GTTGCTCCTCGAATAGCCAACGGGTGTTCACGCCAGCATGGGCCAGGGGCAGGCGCACCAGGCCGAAATCCAGGGAATTGTCTTGCAACGCCCGCACCTGCAGCGGGGTTGGCATGTCCTTGAGCTCCAGGTCGATACCTGGCAAGCGTTCGCTCATGGCGCGCAGCAGGCCAGGCAGCAACCGGGACAATACCGAGGAAACGAAGGCGATGCGCAACACTCCGACGGCACCAGACGCCGAGCGCTGCACCACTTCCCTGGCTCGCTCGGCTTGGTGCAGCGTGGCCAACGCCTCAGGCAACAACAGGCCGCCCTCCTCGGTCAGCACCACTTTATGCCGGTCCCGCTCGAACAGCAGTGCACCGACATGCTCTTCCAGCACGCGGATCTGCGCACTCAAGGCCGGCTGGACGATGTGCAGGCGCGCCGCAGCCCGACCGAAGTGCAGCTCCTCGGTCAAGGTAACGAACGCGCGCAAATGCTTGAGCTCCATGCAAACACCTCCTCTGATGCGACTGGTGATCACCGAACATGATCACCAGATCACCATATACGATTGGCGCCCTAAAAGGATACGGAGTGAAGTGCTCCCATAAGAACTGACAAAGGAGACCGGCAT contains:
- a CDS encoding LysR family transcriptional regulator produces the protein MELKHLRAFVTLTEELHFGRAAARLHIVQPALSAQIRVLEEHVGALLFERDRHKVVLTEEGGLLLPEALATLHQAERAREVVQRSASGAVGVLRIAFVSSVLSRLLPGLLRAMSERLPGIDLELKDMPTPLQVRALQDNSLDFGLVRLPLAHAGVNTRWLFEEQLVVALAADDPLCSQRQVQPSDLAERAVLVLARKFAPGLYDQMLVAFHKRKVTLQIARELGEFTTMLALVAAGWGLGVLPAGAASALPPGVVTRPLALNMAGTGIGIAWTALDSPRKRAFIEVLDGLYPPS